A window of the Erpetoichthys calabaricus chromosome 10, fErpCal1.3, whole genome shotgun sequence genome harbors these coding sequences:
- the barhl2 gene encoding barH-like 2 homeobox protein, translated as MEGSSGSNFGIDTILSVNNTSGSPVLMNGDFRLGDGRTSDFRNQATPSPCSEIDTVGTAPSSPVSVTMEHPDQHLAQDNLQHHHHHHSQQQSLQLSPQPPQQIGAAASAPRTATSSFLIKDILGDSKPLAACAPYTTTVSSPHHTPKQENATANEGFRPKLEQEESKGKLDKRDEIQSDIKCNGTKEEGDREISSSRESPPVRSKKPRKARTAFSDHQLNQLERSFERQKYLSVQDRMDLAAALNLTDTQVKTWYQNRRTKWKRQTAVGLELLAEAGNYSALQRMFPSPYFYHPSLLGTMDSTTAAAAAAAMYSSMYRTPPAPHPGLQRPLVPRVLIHGLGPGGQPALNPLANSLPGTPHPR; from the exons ATGGAAGGGTCCAGCGGATCGAATTTTGGAATAGACACTATCTTGTCTGTTAATAACACTTCCGGCAGCCCCGTGCTAATGAACGGAGACTTTCGGCTCGGCGACGGCCGGACCTCGGATTTTAGAAATCAGGCCACTCCATCACCATGCTCAGAGATAGACACAGTGGGGACGGCGCCTTCTTCCCCTGTCTCGGTCACCATGGAGCATCCTGATCAACATCTGGCCCAAGACAACCTTCAGCATCACCATCACCACCACAGCCAGCAGCAAAGTTTGCAGCTTTCACCGCAGCCTCCGCAGCAGATAGGGGCAGCGGCATCTGCCCCAAGGACTGCCACCTCTTCGTTTTTAATCAAAGACATTTTGGGCGACAGTAAACCACTGGCTGCCTGCGCACCGTACACAACCACAGTATCTTCTCCCCATCACACTCCCAAACAAGAAAACGCCACAGCGAACGAGGGATTCAGACCAAAATTAGAACAAGAGGAAAGTAAGGGCAAGTTGGACAAACGAGACGAAATACAGAGCGACATCAAATGTAACG GAACGAAAGAAGAAGGTGATCGGGAGATCAGTAGCAGCAGAGAAAGCCCCCCAGTTCGATCCAAAAAGCCCCGTAAAGCGAGGACAGCTTTTTCTGACCATCAGTTGAATCAGCTGGAGCGCAGCTTTGAGAGGCAGAAGTACCTGAGCGTCCAGGACCGCATGGACTTGGCTGCGGCGCTGAATCTGACAGACACCCAGGTCAAAACCTGGTACCAGAACAGAAG GACGAAGTGGAAGAGGCAGACTGCTGTAGGACTAGAGCTGCTGGCTGAAGCGGGGAATTATTCCGCCTTACAGAGAATGTTCCCGTCTCCTTATTTCTACCACCCGAGTCTGTTGGGCACTATGGACAGCACGACTGCAGCGGCCGCAGCCGCCGCCATGTACAGCAGCATGTACCGGACTCCCCCGGCGCCTCACCCTGGCCTACAGAGGCCGCTGGTCCCGAGGGTCCTCATCCACGGTCTTGGACCAGGGGGGCAGCCTGCACTAAATCCCCTCGCAAACTCGTTGCCTGGTACACCACATCCTCGGTAG